A genome region from Sander vitreus isolate 19-12246 chromosome 21, sanVit1, whole genome shotgun sequence includes the following:
- the LOC144535985 gene encoding annexin A4-like produces MSYPGYPPQSGGYPQQPGGYPSQPGAYPPQAGGYPPQAGGYPPQAGGYPPQAGGYPPQAGGYPPAAGGYPPQAGGYPPQAGGYPPAAGGYPPQAGGYPAPAGGFPPQAGGYPAQSGAGGYPSMPPGGGGWGAAPGGHGVPGGAQQGYPGGPAPGQPMPNYPGAPATNPSMPGYGGGAPCNPQAPAISQGYRGSIKDFPGADPLRDVEVLRKAMKGFGTDEKAIIELLGSRTNKQRVPMVAAYKTTYGKDLCKDLKSELTGNFEKLVLAMMKSPAHFDASELREAIQGAGTDEACLIEILSSRSNAEIREITRIYKAEYGKSLEDAISSDTSGHFRRLLISLSQGNRDEREAVDVAMVKQDAQKLYAAGENKVGTDESQFNAILCARSKPHLRAVFQEYQQMCGRDIEKSICREMSGNVESGMVAVVKCIRNTPVYFAERLYKAMKGAGTMDTTLIRIMVSRSEVDMLDIRQAYVKAYGKSLYTGISGDTSGDYQKLLLKLCGGND; encoded by the exons ATGAGCTACCCAGGATACCCTCCTCAGTCCGGTGGATACCCACAACAGCCAGGGGGTTACCCATCTCAACCAGGGGCATATCCACCCCAAGCAGGCGGATACCCCCCACAGGCAGGCGGATACCCCCCACAGGCAGGCGGATACCCCCCACAGGCAGGTGGATACCCACCTCAGGCTGGCGGCTACCCTCCCGCAGCAGGAGGCTACCCCCCACAGGCTGGCGGATACCCACCTCAGGCTGGCGGTTACCCTCCTGCAGCAGGCGGTTACCCTCCCCAGGCCGGTGGCTACCCTGCCCCAGCTGGAGGCTTCCCTCCCCAGGCAGGAGGATACCCAGCACAGTCTGGAGCAGGAGGCTATCCCTCCATGCCTCCAGGAG GTGGAGGCTGGGGTGCAGCACCAGGCGGCCATGGAGTG CCAGGAGGGGCTCAGCAGGGATACCCAGGGGGCCCCGCCCCAGGCCAGCCCATGCCAAATTACCCAGGAGCCCCCGCGACTAACCCCTCAATGCCTGGATATGGAGGTGGAGCTCCGTGCAACCCTCAGGCACCTGCCATTTCT caAGGTTACAGGGGTTCTATAAAAGACTTTCCAGGAGCTGATCCACTGAGGGATGTTGAGGTTCTTCGAAAAGCTATGAAGGGTTTTG GCACTGATGAAAAAGCCATTATTGAACTTCTGGGAAGTCGTACCAACAAGCAGAGGGTTCCAATGGTAGCAGCGTACAAAACAACTTATGGGAAG GATTTATGCAAAGATCTGAAGTCTGAGCTCACTGGAAACTTTGAGAAACTTGTTCTTGCTATGATGAAGAGCCCTGCACACTTTGATGCATCTGAACTCAGAGAGGCTATACAG GGTGCAGGAACTGATGAAGCTTGTCTGATTGAGATTCTTTCATCACGCTCCAATGCAGAAATTCGGGAAATCACCAGAATCTACAAAGCTG AGTACGGGAAGAGCCTGGAGGACGCCATCAGCAGCGACACCTCCGGTCACTTCCGCAGACttctgatctctctctctcag GGTAATCGTGACGAAAGGGAGGCAGTTGATGTTGCCATGGTCAAACAGGATGCTCAG AAACTGTATGCTGCTGGGGAAAATAAAGTAGGAACTGATGAGTCTCAGTTTAATGCCATCCTGTGTGCCCGCAGCAAGCCTCACCTTCGAGCAG TCTTCCAGGAGTACCAGCAGATGTGTGGGAGAGACATTGAGAAGAGCATCTGCAGGGAAATGTCTGGCAATGTGGAGTCTGGCATGGTGGCTGTGG TGAAATGCATCAGGAACACCCCTGTCTACTTTGCAGAAAGGCTCTACAAGGCCATGAAG GGAGCAGGGACCATGGACACAACCCTCATCCGCATCATGGTGTCCCGCTCTGAGGTAGATATGTTGGACATCAGACAGGCGTATGTGAAGGCTTACGGAAAATCACTGTACACTGGCATCTCA GGCGATACCTCCGGGGATTACCAGAAGCTGCTGTTGAAGCTGTGTGGAGGTAACGactaa